The Candidatus Omnitrophota bacterium genome window below encodes:
- a CDS encoding ABC transporter permease, with translation MTGQSLKRIKAVAWKEFIQIKRDVRSLGLAIAIPVFMLLIFGYGLSLDIDHVRTLIWNQDASSQLTTNFLLNFKNSKYFNIVGYTDNYRDITRKIDNGKIMMALVIPKDFSHFIESGKIAPLQLIVDGSDANTALIALGYVRSVVANYNVELLTQAFSSHGLNPVKSVDAHTRVWFNMGLTSTWFIIPGVIAMIIMIISALLISITIAREWERGTMEQLISTPVKGPELIIGKLIPYFMIAFFDLLVGVLMARFLFGVPFRGNYFLLLGLSSLFLIGALSQGILISVNSKTQLMATQLASLSTLIPTMLLSGFIYPIFNMPKFVQAITYLIPARYYIVVLRDLFLKGNGINTIWDEALFLLLFAFAMFMLAIRKFKKKVA, from the coding sequence ATGACCGGACAGAGCCTAAAAAGAATTAAGGCGGTAGCCTGGAAGGAATTCATTCAGATTAAGCGCGATGTGCGCAGTTTGGGATTAGCTATTGCTATTCCCGTATTTATGCTTTTGATTTTCGGTTATGGGCTTTCCCTTGATATTGACCATGTACGCACTCTTATCTGGAACCAGGATGCCTCTTCGCAGCTTACCACTAATTTTTTACTTAATTTTAAAAATTCAAAATATTTTAATATAGTGGGTTATACCGATAACTACCGGGATATTACACGTAAAATTGATAATGGTAAAATCATGATGGCCTTGGTTATCCCTAAGGATTTTTCGCATTTTATTGAGTCCGGTAAGATTGCTCCTTTACAGTTAATCGTAGATGGTAGTGATGCCAATACCGCCTTAATTGCTTTGGGCTATGTGCGCTCGGTTGTTGCAAATTATAATGTGGAACTTTTAACGCAAGCCTTTTCCAGCCATGGGCTGAATCCGGTTAAATCCGTAGATGCTCATACCCGGGTTTGGTTTAATATGGGCTTAACCAGTACCTGGTTTATTATTCCGGGAGTTATCGCAATGATCATTATGATTATTTCAGCGCTGCTTATTTCTATTACCATTGCCAGGGAATGGGAGAGGGGAACGATGGAGCAATTAATTTCCACTCCGGTAAAGGGGCCGGAGCTAATCATTGGCAAATTAATACCGTATTTTATGATCGCGTTTTTTGACCTTCTGGTGGGAGTATTGATGGCAAGGTTTCTATTCGGGGTGCCTTTTAGGGGAAATTATTTTCTCCTGCTAGGCTTGAGTTCTTTGTTTTTAATCGGTGCCCTGTCGCAAGGAATTTTGATTTCTGTTAATTCTAAAACTCAGCTTATGGCTACCCAGCTTGCCAGCCTTTCTACGCTTATACCGACGATGTTGTTATCCGGATTTATCTATCCGATTTTTAATATGCCCAAGTTTGTCCAGGCAATTACCTATTTGATCCCGGCGCGTTATTATATTGTCGTATTAAGGGATTTATTTTTAAAGGGAAACGGCATCAATACTATTTGGGATGAGGCGCTTTTTCTTCTATTATTTGCTTTTGCTATGTTCATGCTTGCGATAAGGAAATTTAAGAAAAAGGTAGCGTAA
- a CDS encoding ABC transporter permease, with protein sequence MFERARAILIKEFKQIFRDSRMKTIIFISPLIQIVLFGYSANKDITYVPTAIYDRDNTSESRDLLRKFTYSKYFVPEHYIFSDKEQDLMLDKGLVNTVIRIDRGFGRDLNAGKDANIQLVFDGTDSNTAMVVMGYANTIISDYQQNLLKNEAEAAGFLNTVPSVKLQDRAWFNGNLISRNYYLPGVIATIVTMMSLMLTAMAIVKEKEIGTMEQLTVSPLRPLELIIGKLLPFGLIALIQVLLITILGVFWFSIPLRGNVLFLLFSTCIYLFTTLGIGLFISTISSTQQEANMAVFLFYLPTVLLSGFAYPIANMPQIIQWFTIFNPMRYFMVVIRSIFLKGVGMDVLWPQLLPLLIIGLTVISLSALRFRRKLT encoded by the coding sequence ATGTTTGAGCGTGCACGCGCGATCCTGATAAAAGAGTTTAAACAAATTTTCCGTGATTCGCGGATGAAAACGATAATTTTTATCTCTCCGCTTATACAGATAGTCTTATTTGGTTATTCCGCAAATAAAGATATTACTTATGTGCCTACCGCAATTTACGATCGAGATAATACTTCAGAGAGTAGGGATCTTTTGCGCAAGTTCACATATTCTAAATATTTTGTCCCGGAGCATTATATTTTTAGCGATAAAGAGCAGGATCTTATGTTAGATAAGGGTTTAGTTAATACGGTTATCCGTATCGACCGCGGATTCGGCCGCGATCTCAATGCCGGTAAAGACGCCAATATTCAATTAGTTTTTGACGGTACGGATTCAAACACAGCCATGGTTGTTATGGGTTATGCTAATACGATTATAAGCGATTATCAACAAAACTTACTTAAGAATGAAGCGGAGGCAGCCGGGTTCTTAAACACTGTTCCCAGCGTAAAACTTCAGGACCGCGCCTGGTTCAATGGTAATCTTATTTCAAGGAACTATTATTTACCCGGGGTAATCGCTACTATTGTTACGATGATGTCTCTTATGTTGACTGCCATGGCTATCGTTAAAGAAAAGGAAATTGGTACTATGGAGCAATTGACAGTTAGTCCATTGCGGCCGCTTGAACTTATTATAGGAAAGTTGCTGCCTTTTGGTTTAATTGCGCTTATTCAGGTTCTTCTAATTACCATATTGGGGGTGTTCTGGTTTAGTATACCTTTAAGGGGGAATGTTTTATTTTTATTATTTTCTACCTGCATATATTTATTTACTACTTTAGGAATTGGTTTATTTATTTCGACGATATCCTCCACTCAACAGGAAGCGAATATGGCGGTTTTCCTTTTTTATTTACCTACAGTTTTACTTTCCGGATTTGCCTATCCGATTGCCAATATGCCGCAAATTATTCAATGGTTTACGATTTTTAATCCTATGCGTTATTTTATGGTGGTTATCAGAAGTATCTTTTTAAAAGGCGTAGGTATGGATGTTCTTTGGCCACAATTGTTGCCGTTATTAATTATCGGTTTAACCGTTATTAGCTTGAGCGCTTTGCGGTTCAGGAGAAAACTTACTTGA
- a CDS encoding TolC family protein, with the protein MRINLILILFCLICFNRVSAEEKLNWGDCIKEAAKNHPDLIAALETVKQSEASKQQTVSGLFPQITADASGTRAKTTGSSGSTTTDTYSYGVTGTQLIFDGAKTINNVKAAAENISAAKQGFKFTSTTVRFRLRSAFIDLLKAQELLRITEEIYNIRRDNLELITLRYSSGLEHKGALLTAEADLAQAKYGISQNKREVEVAQRELVKEMGRKELTQIYVNGDFQVKDSAAEQPDFTKLAKNNPSLQQLIAQKRSAEFSLKSTYANFFPELTGTAVANRTGSHWAPRQDQWSLGLGLSLPLFEGGLRIAQVSQASALVRQLKENQRSAYDGAILTLQQTWASLQDAIENVSVQYKVLIATQERSKIAQAQYSIGLVSFDNWTIIEDNLVKAKSNYLDAQAAALLAEAKWIQAKGEVLEYE; encoded by the coding sequence ATGAGAATTAATTTAATCTTAATATTATTTTGTTTAATCTGTTTTAACAGGGTATCTGCCGAGGAAAAACTTAATTGGGGTGATTGTATTAAAGAGGCTGCTAAGAATCACCCTGATTTAATTGCTGCTTTGGAAACTGTTAAACAATCCGAGGCTTCTAAGCAGCAAACTGTAAGCGGCTTATTTCCTCAAATAACCGCGGATGCAAGTGGAACTAGAGCAAAAACTACAGGTAGCTCAGGCAGCACAACTACTGATACGTATAGTTATGGAGTAACTGGTACGCAGCTAATTTTCGACGGGGCCAAGACAATTAACAATGTAAAGGCGGCTGCTGAAAACATATCTGCGGCAAAACAGGGTTTTAAATTTACCTCCACCACGGTTAGGTTTAGATTGCGTTCGGCGTTCATTGATCTCTTGAAAGCTCAGGAGTTGTTGCGTATTACTGAAGAGATTTATAATATACGTAGGGATAATTTAGAGTTAATTACTTTACGTTATAGTTCCGGGCTTGAACATAAAGGCGCCTTATTAACTGCCGAGGCGGATCTTGCTCAGGCAAAATACGGGATTTCCCAAAATAAGAGAGAAGTTGAGGTTGCCCAGAGAGAATTGGTTAAAGAAATGGGAAGAAAAGAGTTGACGCAGATATATGTTAATGGTGATTTCCAGGTAAAAGACAGTGCTGCAGAACAGCCTGATTTTACGAAATTGGCTAAAAACAATCCATCTTTACAACAACTTATTGCTCAGAAACGTTCAGCCGAATTTAGTTTAAAATCTACTTACGCTAACTTTTTTCCGGAACTTACCGGAACTGCGGTGGCAAATAGAACAGGATCTCATTGGGCTCCCAGGCAAGATCAGTGGAGTTTAGGGTTAGGATTATCTTTGCCTTTATTTGAAGGTGGTTTAAGGATTGCGCAGGTTTCTCAGGCTAGTGCTTTAGTAAGGCAATTGAAGGAAAATCAGAGGAGTGCCTACGATGGAGCAATTTTGACATTACAGCAAACTTGGGCGTCTTTGCAGGATGCGATAGAAAATGTTTCTGTGCAGTATAAGGTGTTGATTGCTACGCAAGAACGTTCTAAGATTGCTCAGGCGCAATATTCAATCGGGCTGGTTAGTTTTGATAACTGGACGATCATTGAGGATAATTTGGTAAAAGCCAAAAGTAATTATTTAGATGCTCAAGCGGCTGCGTTGCTAGCCGAAGCAAAGTGGATTCAGGCCAAAGGGGAGGTTTTAGAATATGAATAA
- a CDS encoding HlyD family efflux transporter periplasmic adaptor subunit translates to MNKKLKIGLIAVGVLIVIVFIVMKFKPKVDTDSVVREINPVRGSIQAIISTTGTVLPKNRLEIKPPVGGRVESVLVKEGQKVKAGQILAWMSSTERAALLDAARGQGEEKLKYWQEAYKPIALLAPINAEVIVATTQPGQTVTTADAVVVLSDKLIARAQVDETDIGKVKLGQKAMVILDAYPNTKIKAAVEHIYYESQTVNNVTIYPVDLLPDKVPEFFRSGMNATLDFVEKSKEDVLLVPVGAVYRDKQKSFVLIKKENQVEPVVQMVELGITDDKNVEVISGVTEKNTLILKNKRFVLPKSNTGSSPFTPFGQKKEAPKK, encoded by the coding sequence ATGAATAAAAAATTAAAAATAGGTTTAATTGCCGTAGGAGTTTTGATTGTTATCGTTTTTATCGTGATGAAGTTTAAGCCTAAGGTGGATACGGATAGTGTTGTTAGAGAGATAAATCCTGTTCGCGGCTCAATCCAGGCGATTATATCGACTACCGGGACAGTTTTACCTAAAAACCGGCTTGAAATTAAACCTCCGGTTGGCGGACGGGTAGAAAGTGTTTTAGTTAAAGAAGGCCAAAAGGTTAAAGCAGGACAGATACTTGCCTGGATGAGTTCAACTGAAAGGGCGGCCCTTCTTGATGCTGCACGCGGCCAAGGGGAAGAAAAATTAAAATATTGGCAGGAGGCTTATAAACCAATAGCTTTGTTGGCTCCTATCAATGCAGAGGTTATTGTGGCTACGACTCAACCCGGGCAAACCGTAACTACCGCGGATGCAGTGGTTGTTTTGTCAGACAAGCTTATCGCTCGGGCTCAGGTTGATGAAACAGATATAGGAAAAGTAAAGCTTGGGCAGAAAGCGATGGTTATTCTTGATGCTTACCCCAATACGAAGATTAAGGCTGCGGTTGAGCACATATATTATGAATCACAAACCGTAAATAATGTAACCATATATCCGGTTGACCTTCTTCCCGATAAAGTTCCGGAGTTTTTTCGTTCCGGGATGAATGCTACATTAGATTTTGTAGAGAAAAGTAAAGAAGATGTCCTGCTTGTTCCGGTGGGGGCTGTATATAGAGATAAACAAAAAAGTTTTGTTTTAATCAAAAAGGAAAACCAAGTTGAACCTGTGGTTCAAATGGTTGAATTGGGCATAACTGATGACAAAAATGTTGAGGTTATTTCCGGGGTTACCGAAAAAAATACGTTAATATTGAAAAATAAGCGATTTGTTCTTCCAAAAAGCAATACAGGCAGTAGTCCGTTTACGCCGTTTGGCCAGAAAAAAGAAGCGCCTAAAAAATAG
- a CDS encoding ABC transporter permease, which translates to MIEIKNIFKTYSMGQSEVKALNDVSLKISSGEFVAIMGASGSGKSTLMHILGLLDRPDSGSYYLGGREITKLSDEELATLRNRTIGFVFQQFHLLPRMTALENAELPLIYAGKRHLKARAKQELEDVGLKERILHRPNEMSGGQQQRVAIARSLVNEPLIIFADEPTGNLDSKSKTEIITILQKLNQKGKTVVIVTHEPEIASYCRRVIQMRDGIIISDERRQQESRTTEVISIEDNLVNSILSKPRKISGETKFLDYLRQAVSAMFSHKMRSVLSILGILIGVAAVIAMLALGQGAKDAIEKQLASLGSNLLVIRPGSSRLHGVAMQTGTVTRFTLEDVAAIGRLTDVVKSASPSVSGRGQMVYGNTNWNTRVEGVGAEYEFIRATSPPVGRFFSESEVKMRDKVVLLGTTVVKELFGEADPIGQTIKINLLNFKVIGILPAKGANTFQDQDDTAIIPITTAMFRVFGKEYVDTIYVEAKSPDLIDIAQTEISDLIIRLHRINPKEAGDSFQIRNMADIKDTLEATTKTMSLLLGAIAAISLLVGGIGIMNIMLVSVTERTREIGLRKAIGATNKDIMVQFLIEAMLMSFLGGVFGVASGWAVASLITIFAGWSVKVSLFSVLLSTIFSLAIGIIFGIWPAKKASGLDPIEALRYE; encoded by the coding sequence ATGATTGAAATTAAAAATATATTTAAAACCTATTCCATGGGCCAGTCAGAGGTTAAGGCCCTAAATGATGTGTCTTTAAAGATCTCATCCGGAGAGTTTGTAGCTATTATGGGGGCTTCTGGAAGCGGTAAGTCTACGCTCATGCATATTTTAGGTTTACTTGACCGTCCGGATTCAGGTTCTTATTATTTGGGTGGCCGTGAGATTACCAAGTTGTCTGATGAAGAGTTGGCTACTTTACGAAACAGGACTATCGGTTTTGTTTTTCAGCAGTTTCATCTGTTGCCGCGTATGACTGCTCTTGAAAATGCTGAATTGCCTTTAATTTATGCGGGTAAAAGGCATTTAAAAGCAAGGGCTAAACAGGAGCTTGAGGATGTGGGTTTAAAAGAAAGAATTCTGCATCGGCCTAATGAAATGTCAGGAGGTCAGCAGCAGAGAGTTGCAATCGCCCGCTCTTTGGTTAACGAGCCTTTGATTATATTTGCGGATGAGCCTACTGGTAACCTGGATTCAAAAAGTAAAACCGAAATAATTACTATATTGCAAAAACTCAACCAAAAAGGAAAGACGGTAGTTATTGTCACGCACGAACCAGAGATTGCTTCTTACTGCCGCAGAGTTATTCAGATGCGTGACGGGATAATTATTTCCGATGAGCGCAGGCAGCAAGAATCAAGAACAACCGAAGTGATTTCTATAGAGGATAATTTGGTAAATAGTATTCTCTCTAAACCGAGAAAAATTTCCGGAGAAACTAAATTCCTCGATTATCTACGCCAGGCAGTATCGGCTATGTTCTCCCATAAGATGCGTTCAGTTCTGTCTATTCTAGGTATATTAATTGGAGTTGCCGCGGTTATTGCTATGTTGGCATTAGGCCAAGGTGCTAAGGATGCTATTGAAAAACAATTGGCATCTTTAGGATCTAATCTTTTGGTAATTAGGCCTGGTTCTTCAAGGCTTCACGGTGTAGCAATGCAGACAGGTACGGTTACGCGCTTTACTCTAGAAGATGTGGCTGCTATTGGAAGGTTAACTGACGTGGTTAAGAGCGCTAGTCCTTCGGTGAGTGGACGCGGCCAGATGGTTTACGGGAATACTAATTGGAATACACGGGTTGAAGGGGTGGGGGCTGAATATGAATTTATCCGTGCGACATCTCCGCCAGTAGGGAGATTTTTTAGTGAGAGTGAAGTAAAGATGAGAGATAAGGTTGTTTTACTTGGCACAACAGTAGTTAAAGAATTATTCGGAGAAGCCGATCCTATCGGCCAAACTATAAAAATAAATCTGCTTAATTTTAAGGTAATCGGAATCCTACCTGCTAAAGGGGCTAATACTTTTCAAGATCAGGATGATACAGCGATTATTCCGATTACCACGGCTATGTTTCGGGTTTTTGGCAAGGAGTATGTTGATACTATTTACGTGGAAGCAAAAAGCCCGGATTTGATTGATATAGCTCAAACTGAAATATCTGATTTAATCATTAGGCTGCATCGGATTAATCCTAAAGAAGCAGGTGATTCATTCCAGATCCGTAATATGGCCGATATTAAGGATACGCTTGAGGCTACTACTAAAACGATGTCATTGCTATTAGGCGCAATTGCTGCGATATCGCTTCTTGTCGGCGGCATTGGTATTATGAATATTATGCTTGTTTCGGTAACCGAACGAACGCGTGAGATCGGATTACGTAAGGCAATCGGAGCAACCAATAAAGATATTATGGTGCAGTTTCTTATTGAAGCGATGTTGATGTCATTTTTGGGTGGAGTCTTTGGCGTGGCGTCAGGATGGGCGGTAGCTTCCTTGATTACAATCTTTGCCGGATGGAGCGTAAAAGTTTCATTATTTTCTGTGCTTTTATCGACCATATTTTCTTTAGCCATCGGAATAATCTTCGGCATTTGGCCTGCCAAAAAAGCTTCCGGCCTTGATCCTATTGAAGCATTGCGTTATGAATAA
- a CDS encoding chorismate-binding protein, protein MKILTQFERKPLLFQDPEFIISCTDPEFFVKSFEGIESALDKGYYLAGFISYEAGYYFEKKLYKDKQYDFPLIYLGAYRRPQKNKIHYSREIPVGYLENLSLNITRKQYSLDIETIRDYIAKGDVYQITYCIKLLFKYCADPLRLYYQLFNEQPVPYPAYIQTDKFHILSLSPELFLKKNYTCLVTKPMKGTWPRGVNIFSDLFAPIHLKYDKKNRAENVMIADLLRNDLGRLGVSIKAPTLFEVARYKTLCQMTSTVTAKIDKRISIYKLFSSVFPSGSVTGAPRIRAMQVINELERQERKIYTGAIGYISPDRDLFFNIPIRTLLIQGDQGEMGIGGGIVWDSTPEGEWNEGLLKAKFLTGLSKAPFTPE, encoded by the coding sequence ATGAAAATTTTAACCCAATTTGAAAGAAAACCTCTTTTATTTCAGGATCCGGAATTTATCATATCCTGCACGGATCCGGAATTTTTTGTAAAAAGTTTTGAGGGTATCGAGAGTGCTCTTGATAAAGGTTATTATTTGGCCGGGTTTATTTCTTATGAGGCTGGGTATTATTTTGAGAAAAAATTATACAAAGATAAACAATATGATTTTCCGCTTATCTATTTAGGGGCATATAGGAGGCCGCAGAAAAATAAAATTCATTATTCTAGAGAGATTCCTGTAGGCTATTTGGAAAATCTATCGTTAAACATTACCCGTAAGCAGTATTCTTTAGATATAGAAACAATCCGCGACTATATTGCCAAAGGTGATGTATACCAGATTACTTATTGCATTAAACTTCTTTTTAAATATTGCGCCGACCCGCTGCGCCTTTATTATCAGCTTTTTAATGAACAGCCTGTGCCGTATCCTGCCTATATTCAAACAGATAAATTTCATATTCTTTCATTATCACCGGAATTATTTCTCAAGAAGAATTATACTTGCCTGGTAACTAAACCGATGAAAGGCACCTGGCCGCGGGGAGTAAATATCTTTTCTGACCTATTTGCTCCCATACACCTTAAATATGACAAAAAAAACCGGGCAGAAAATGTAATGATTGCTGATCTTTTAAGAAATGACTTAGGAAGGCTTGGAGTTAGTATTAAGGCGCCGACATTATTTGAGGTAGCCAGGTATAAAACTCTTTGCCAGATGACCTCTACCGTGACTGCTAAGATAGACAAAAGGATATCTATCTACAAACTTTTTTCTTCAGTTTTTCCTTCCGGATCGGTTACCGGGGCTCCGAGGATTCGCGCTATGCAGGTAATAAATGAGCTAGAGAGACAGGAGCGCAAGATTTACACTGGTGCTATCGGATATATCAGCCCAGATAGGGATCTATTTTTTAATATTCCTATTCGTACACTTTTAATCCAGGGGGATCAGGGAGAGATGGGTATAGGCGGTGGGATTGTCTGGGATTCGACGCCTGAGGGGGAGTGGAATGAGGGATTGCTTAAGGCTAAGTTCCTTACCGGTCTTTCCAAAGCGCCTTTTACTCCAGAATAG
- a CDS encoding DEAD/DEAH box helicase — MNSKPIITNNTVQVSANFYGLGIAPKILDILERMKFKVPTPIQLKAIPLALEGKDIVGIAQTGTGKTHSFAIPMVQRLVQKKGIGLVLAPTRELAIQIDEAFQEIARAFSMKTACLIGGAPMPPQVQALRRDPHIVIATPGRLIDHMSQWNFMPDSVVMLVLDEADRMLDMGFAPQIEKILRFLPKDRQTMLFSATMPKEIMNIAAKYMKLPLSVEIAPSGTTAERVTQELFIVKKEAKTQLLKKLLAQYHGAVLLFSRTKYNAKKIVRSIRDMGYSASEIHSNRSLAQRRDALEGFKSGKYRVLVATDIASRGIDVTGIELVVNYDLPEDAENYVHRIGRTARAGHKGHAISFATPDQGHDVRDIEKLIKATLPVSKHAELTLDKFSESSRQFGRASNHQSRNGQPRYAQAKKPFRYPKPKFYR; from the coding sequence ATGAATAGCAAGCCGATAATTACAAATAATACTGTACAAGTTAGCGCTAATTTTTATGGTTTAGGTATCGCTCCGAAAATCTTAGATATTTTAGAGCGTATGAAATTTAAAGTACCTACGCCTATTCAGCTAAAAGCAATACCTCTTGCCCTCGAAGGGAAGGATATTGTGGGCATTGCCCAGACTGGAACCGGCAAGACACATTCTTTTGCTATTCCGATGGTGCAGCGTCTTGTGCAGAAAAAGGGAATAGGGCTTGTGCTTGCTCCGACCAGAGAATTGGCGATTCAGATTGATGAAGCTTTTCAGGAAATTGCCCGCGCATTTAGCATGAAAACTGCTTGCCTTATTGGCGGAGCGCCGATGCCTCCTCAGGTGCAGGCTTTGCGCAGGGATCCGCATATAGTTATTGCAACACCCGGAAGGTTAATTGACCATATGTCGCAGTGGAATTTTATGCCGGATAGTGTGGTTATGCTTGTGCTTGATGAAGCCGACCGTATGCTGGATATGGGTTTTGCTCCGCAGATCGAGAAAATCCTACGTTTCCTGCCTAAAGACCGGCAAACGATGTTGTTTTCAGCGACTATGCCCAAAGAGATTATGAATATTGCCGCTAAATATATGAAATTGCCTTTGAGCGTTGAGATTGCCCCTTCAGGTACTACTGCCGAGCGCGTTACTCAGGAATTATTTATTGTTAAAAAAGAGGCCAAGACCCAATTATTAAAAAAATTGCTTGCTCAATATCATGGGGCAGTTTTATTATTTTCACGCACAAAATATAATGCCAAAAAAATCGTCAGATCCATCAGAGATATGGGGTATTCGGCTTCGGAGATACATTCCAATCGGTCCTTAGCCCAGCGCAGGGATGCCTTGGAAGGTTTTAAATCCGGTAAATACAGGGTATTGGTTGCTACTGATATTGCTTCCCGCGGAATTGACGTTACTGGTATTGAGTTAGTAGTTAATTATGATTTACCTGAGGATGCGGAGAATTATGTGCATCGTATCGGGCGCACTGCCCGCGCAGGGCATAAAGGGCACGCTATTTCCTTTGCTACTCCTGATCAAGGTCATGATGTGCGTGATATTGAAAAACTTATTAAGGCAACACTTCCGGTATCAAAACATGCTGAGCTTACCCTTGATAAATTTAGTGAATCCAGCCGTCAGTTTGGCCGCGCTTCAAACCATCAATCAAGAAATGGGCAGCCAAGGTATGCACAGGCGAAAAAACCCTTTCGATATCCCAAACCTAAATTTTATCGTTAG
- a CDS encoding polysaccharide deacetylase family protein, which yields MKKINIKKLLFFSLLLFFFIALAIGSFTVFFDQAVIVRRDTIYRVPSKEKVVALTFDDGPSLIWTPQILAVLKAEDVKATFFMIGEHVQQFPELAMSVAEAGHEVGNHTYDHHGIFYYKPDELNKEVEEAEKIIKIATGVKTKYFRPPKAWLTKQEKQQLKDMGYETVLWSLNSKDWVTFDDRYIVNYILHHIRPGDILLFHDSGGVFKPEGGNRKETVKAVSRLIEKLKQRGYRFVTISQLLGLQVKDEKQ from the coding sequence ATGAAGAAAATAAACATAAAGAAATTATTATTTTTTAGTTTATTACTTTTTTTCTTTATTGCTTTAGCGATAGGTTCATTTACCGTATTTTTTGATCAGGCAGTAATTGTAAGAAGGGATACGATTTATCGCGTTCCTTCTAAAGAAAAAGTAGTAGCTTTGACCTTTGATGACGGCCCGTCTTTGATCTGGACTCCTCAAATCTTAGCTGTACTTAAGGCGGAGGATGTTAAGGCGACATTTTTTATGATTGGTGAACATGTTCAGCAATTTCCGGAATTAGCCATGAGTGTTGCCGAGGCAGGCCATGAGGTAGGTAATCATACTTATGATCACCACGGTATATTTTATTATAAGCCTGATGAATTAAATAAAGAAGTGGAGGAGGCGGAAAAGATAATAAAGATTGCTACAGGTGTTAAAACTAAATATTTTCGCCCGCCTAAGGCTTGGCTTACGAAACAAGAGAAGCAACAGCTCAAGGATATGGGTTATGAAACTGTACTCTGGTCGTTAAATTCCAAAGATTGGGTTACTTTTGATGATCGTTATATCGTAAACTATATATTGCATCATATTCGTCCGGGAGATATACTTCTTTTTCATGATAGTGGAGGAGTATTTAAGCCTGAGGGCGGAAACCGTAAGGAAACAGTAAAAGCAGTAAGCCGTTTGATTGAGAAACTAAAACAGCGCGGTTACAGGTTTGTAACTATTAGCCAGCTTCTGGGGCTACAGGTAAAAGATGAAAAGCAATAA